A genomic window from Halomonas sp. LR3S48 includes:
- a CDS encoding alpha/beta fold hydrolase — MQAFALHGMRYLGLTLLLGLAGQAFAAEVNWPRMTESADGVPIAYEVQGSGEPTLVFIHGWSCDGRYWRGQVQHFSQQHRVVTIDLAGHGHSGLEREDFTMPAFGEDVKAVLEDLDVEQAILIGHSMGGSVAVEAARLMPERVIGIVGVDTFHHVAPQMTQSDLEQMLAPMQENFTDAAHHFTATMFVEETDATLRDWVIRDMAAAVPDVALSAFQDMGTRHIDGEAAQHFQELTVPVVAINADLWPTDIEANRKLLPEFDAVIMEGTDHFLHMAKPAEFNRELERLIGTPP, encoded by the coding sequence ATGCAGGCTTTTGCGTTACACGGCATGCGTTACCTGGGCCTGACACTGCTGCTGGGGCTGGCGGGTCAGGCATTCGCAGCCGAAGTGAACTGGCCGCGCATGACCGAGTCGGCAGACGGTGTGCCGATTGCCTATGAGGTGCAGGGCAGCGGCGAGCCCACGCTGGTGTTCATCCACGGCTGGAGCTGCGACGGGCGCTACTGGCGCGGACAGGTGCAGCACTTCTCGCAGCAGCATCGGGTGGTAACGATCGATCTCGCCGGTCACGGACATTCCGGCCTGGAGCGCGAAGACTTCACCATGCCGGCCTTCGGCGAGGACGTGAAGGCGGTGCTGGAGGACCTGGACGTGGAACAGGCCATCCTCATCGGGCACTCCATGGGTGGGTCGGTCGCCGTGGAAGCGGCACGCCTGATGCCGGAGCGCGTCATCGGCATCGTGGGCGTCGATACCTTCCACCATGTCGCACCGCAAATGACCCAGTCCGATCTCGAGCAAATGCTGGCACCAATGCAGGAAAATTTTACCGATGCCGCGCACCATTTCACGGCTACGATGTTCGTCGAAGAGACCGATGCGACGCTACGCGATTGGGTCATACGGGACATGGCAGCCGCTGTACCAGACGTCGCCCTCAGTGCATTCCAGGACATGGGAACACGCCACATCGATGGGGAAGCGGCGCAGCACTTCCAAGAACTGACCGTGCCGGTAGTCGCCATCAATGCCGACCTGTGGCCGACCGACATCGAAGCCAACCGGAAGTTGCTGCCCGAATTCGACGCCGTGATCATGGAAGGCACCGACCATTTCCTGCACATGGCCAAGCCTGCGGAGTTCAACCGGGAGCTGGAACGCCTGATCGGCACGCCGCCATGA
- a CDS encoding YciI family protein, producing MKYLCLAYEEERIFSEMTEAQWHELLQETLDYVADLQRRGKLVQTNALQSATKARTLRIRDDELIMTDGPFAETKEQLGGFFLIEVASEEEALEIAAGWPSARLGTIEVRPVEEELRPESRY from the coding sequence ATGAAGTACCTCTGTCTCGCCTATGAGGAAGAGCGAATATTCAGCGAAATGACGGAAGCCCAGTGGCATGAGCTACTACAGGAAACCCTGGACTATGTGGCCGACCTGCAGAGACGAGGCAAGCTGGTCCAGACCAACGCCTTGCAGAGCGCCACCAAGGCTCGCACTCTGAGAATTCGTGATGACGAACTCATCATGACCGATGGGCCCTTTGCCGAGACCAAGGAGCAGCTAGGCGGCTTCTTCCTGATCGAGGTCGCGTCAGAAGAGGAAGCCCTGGAGATTGCTGCCGGCTGGCCGTCAGCGCGACTTGGCACCATCGAGGTGAGGCCCGTCGAGGAGGAATTGAGACCCGAAAGCCGCTACTGA